In Candidatus Binatia bacterium, one DNA window encodes the following:
- the carB gene encoding carbamoyl-phosphate synthase large subunit, with product MPRRNVMVIGSGPIVIGQAAEFDYAGVQACRALREEGHRVVLVNSNPATIMTDPEVADAVYLEPLTVASLAEIIARERPDALLPTLGGQTGLNLAVELDEAGVLAEHGVELLGTPIETIRLAEDRERFKLKMQEIGEPVAESAVVTAIEQGVEFAARAGYPLVVRPAYTLAGTGGGVVYDEAQLRETLDAGLRASLIGQALLETSLLGWKEIEYEVLRDGDDNCIVVCNMENIDPVGVHTGDSIVVAPSQTLSDLEYQMLRSASINVIRALDVQGGCNIQFALHPARSEYAIIEVNPRVSRSSALASKATGYPIAKISTRIALGQRLDEIPNPVTRITKAAYEPTLDYVVVKIPRWPFDKFPIADTAIGTQMKSTGEAMGIGRTFRAALLKAVRGLDLDRVTLTGPLAEWSDAELEAIVARPTHERLFAVCELLRRAGAARRPAAIARIHELSAIDRFWLDEFADLVELEERIRGGGANGAPAEALQFGYSTASLRRLQGDGNSKRPADAAPAFRMVDTAAAEFPAKSPYYYLSRGERDEMRATPGQAVVVVGSGPIRIGQGIEFDYSCVHAAWALRDAGRSPVVINNNPETVSTDFDISDVLVFEPPGADEVEAAYHATDAHGVLLAFGGQTAINLAGELHRRGVPIIGTDRRSVDMAENREQFDAALARLGVARPQGKAARTFREARAIARELGFPVLVRPSFVLGGRAMEIVHNEAQLAEYAASAPPILDGAPLLVDKYLRGLEVEVDAVFDGDDILIPGVFEHVERAGIHSGDSISVYPVQTIGADVERRIADVTIAIARELQIRGLINLQFVLHEQRLYIIEANPRASRTVPIIQKATGINLVAAATRIALGEKLRDMEYGTGLLQHVPYVVVKVPVFSFSKMRGVETMLGPEMKSTGEVLGIDETFGGALLKGFLAAGVRLPGSGGRILVSIADEEKEEAVGVLRAYAALGHTLVATPGTRSVLESAGIPSAGINKIADGSPHVLDLISSRAVDLVINDAKGPREITDDYKIRRTAVEASIACLTSLDTARALAEALASQAGPPRSLQDYRRATATLVS from the coding sequence GTGCCGCGCCGCAACGTCATGGTCATCGGGTCGGGACCGATCGTGATCGGTCAGGCCGCAGAGTTCGACTATGCGGGGGTTCAGGCGTGCCGCGCCCTGCGCGAGGAAGGCCACCGCGTCGTCCTCGTCAACTCGAATCCCGCCACGATCATGACCGATCCGGAGGTCGCCGACGCCGTTTACCTTGAGCCGCTGACCGTCGCATCGCTCGCCGAGATCATCGCGCGCGAGCGTCCGGACGCGCTGCTGCCCACGCTCGGCGGCCAGACCGGCCTCAACCTCGCGGTCGAGCTCGACGAAGCCGGCGTGCTGGCCGAGCACGGCGTGGAGCTGCTCGGGACGCCGATCGAGACGATCCGGCTCGCCGAAGACCGCGAGCGCTTCAAGCTCAAGATGCAAGAGATCGGCGAGCCCGTCGCCGAGAGCGCCGTCGTCACTGCGATCGAGCAGGGCGTCGAATTTGCGGCGCGCGCCGGTTATCCGCTCGTCGTGCGCCCTGCGTACACGCTCGCGGGCACGGGCGGAGGCGTCGTCTACGACGAGGCGCAACTGCGCGAGACGCTCGACGCCGGACTGCGTGCCAGCCTCATCGGGCAGGCGCTGCTCGAGACGTCACTCCTTGGTTGGAAGGAAATCGAGTACGAAGTGCTGCGCGACGGCGACGACAACTGCATCGTCGTCTGCAATATGGAGAACATCGATCCCGTCGGCGTGCACACCGGCGACTCGATCGTCGTCGCGCCGTCGCAAACACTGTCGGATCTCGAATACCAGATGCTGCGCAGCGCGAGCATCAACGTCATCCGAGCCCTCGACGTACAGGGCGGGTGCAACATCCAGTTCGCCCTGCATCCTGCGCGCAGCGAATACGCGATCATCGAGGTCAACCCGCGTGTGTCGCGAAGCTCGGCGCTGGCGTCCAAAGCGACGGGCTATCCGATCGCCAAGATCTCGACGCGCATCGCGCTCGGCCAGCGCCTCGATGAGATTCCCAACCCCGTGACGCGCATCACGAAGGCCGCCTACGAGCCGACGCTCGATTACGTCGTCGTCAAGATACCGCGCTGGCCGTTCGACAAGTTTCCCATAGCCGACACCGCGATCGGAACGCAGATGAAGTCGACCGGCGAGGCGATGGGGATCGGGCGGACGTTCCGCGCTGCCCTCCTCAAGGCGGTCCGCGGACTCGACCTCGATCGCGTCACGCTAACCGGGCCGCTCGCGGAGTGGAGCGACGCCGAGCTCGAAGCGATCGTCGCGCGCCCGACGCACGAGCGCCTCTTCGCGGTCTGCGAGCTGTTGCGCCGTGCGGGCGCGGCGCGTCGCCCGGCGGCGATCGCGCGCATCCACGAGCTCTCGGCGATCGATCGCTTCTGGCTCGACGAATTCGCCGACCTCGTCGAGCTCGAGGAGCGCATTCGCGGCGGCGGCGCGAACGGCGCGCCAGCCGAGGCGCTGCAGTTCGGATACTCGACCGCGAGCCTCCGGCGGCTGCAGGGCGACGGGAACTCCAAACGGCCGGCGGACGCCGCGCCGGCGTTCCGCATGGTCGACACCGCCGCCGCCGAGTTTCCCGCGAAGTCGCCCTACTATTATCTGTCGCGCGGCGAGCGCGACGAGATGCGCGCGACGCCCGGTCAAGCGGTCGTGGTGGTGGGCAGCGGGCCGATCCGCATCGGCCAGGGCATCGAGTTCGACTACAGTTGCGTCCACGCGGCCTGGGCGCTGCGGGATGCGGGGCGTTCGCCCGTCGTGATCAACAACAATCCCGAAACGGTCTCGACCGACTTCGACATCTCCGACGTGCTCGTCTTCGAGCCGCCCGGCGCCGACGAAGTCGAGGCCGCATACCACGCCACGGACGCGCACGGCGTGCTGTTGGCGTTCGGCGGGCAGACCGCCATCAATCTCGCCGGCGAGCTGCATCGACGCGGTGTGCCGATCATCGGCACGGATCGCCGCTCGGTCGACATGGCCGAGAATCGCGAGCAGTTCGACGCCGCGCTCGCGCGTCTCGGCGTGGCGCGGCCGCAGGGCAAGGCCGCTCGCACGTTCCGCGAGGCCCGCGCCATCGCTCGCGAGCTCGGCTTCCCTGTGCTCGTCCGGCCGTCGTTCGTGCTAGGAGGCCGCGCGATGGAGATTGTCCACAACGAGGCACAGCTGGCCGAATACGCCGCCTCGGCGCCCCCGATCCTCGACGGCGCCCCGCTCCTGGTCGACAAGTACCTGCGCGGCCTCGAGGTGGAGGTCGATGCCGTCTTCGATGGCGACGACATCCTCATTCCGGGCGTATTCGAGCACGTCGAACGGGCGGGCATTCATTCCGGCGACTCGATTAGCGTGTATCCGGTGCAGACGATCGGCGCGGACGTGGAGCGGCGTATCGCCGACGTCACAATCGCCATCGCCCGCGAGCTCCAAATCCGCGGCCTGATCAACCTGCAGTTCGTCCTGCACGAGCAGCGGCTCTACATCATCGAGGCGAATCCGCGAGCCAGCCGGACCGTACCGATCATCCAGAAGGCCACCGGTATCAATCTCGTCGCGGCGGCGACGCGCATCGCGCTGGGCGAGAAGCTTCGCGACATGGAGTACGGTACCGGGCTGCTTCAGCACGTCCCGTACGTCGTGGTAAAAGTCCCCGTGTTCTCGTTTTCGAAGATGCGCGGCGTCGAAACTATGCTCGGGCCGGAGATGAAATCGACCGGTGAGGTGCTCGGCATCGACGAAACCTTCGGAGGCGCGCTGCTCAAGGGCTTTCTGGCCGCCGGCGTTCGCCTGCCGGGCAGCGGCGGACGGATCCTGGTTTCGATCGCGGACGAAGAGAAGGAGGAGGCCGTCGGCGTACTTCGTGCGTACGCGGCGCTCGGTCACACCCTCGTCGCGACGCCCGGCACGCGCAGCGTGCTGGAAAGCGCCGGCATTCCCAGCGCGGGCATCAACAAGATCGCCGACGGATCGCCGCACGTGCTCGATCTGATCTCTTCGCGTGCGGTCGACTTGGTGATCAACGATGCGAAGGGGCCGCGGGAAATCACCGACGACTACAAGATTCGCCGTACGGCGGTCGAAGCGAGTATTGCGTGTTTGACGAGTTTAGATACGGCGCGGGCACTGGCGGAGGCGCTCGCAAGCCAGGCTGGGCCGCCGCGCAGCCTGCAAGACTATCGCCGAGCCACCGCGACGCTCGTATCGTAG
- the pdxH gene encoding pyridoxamine 5'-phosphate oxidase produces the protein MNDPYALLARWIDDAGGSDSVEAVAMCVATADASARPSARIVLLRGLDERGLRFYTSYESRKGRELLENPYAAAVLYWPALQRQVRVEGRVSQLSEAESDAYFNSRPRGHRLAAWSSEQSAPLESHEVLEERFAHFEQRFEGEQVPRPHSWGGYLLVPARFEFWTGRPNRMHERTLYTRQNSHWRESLLQP, from the coding sequence GTGAACGATCCGTACGCGTTACTGGCGCGCTGGATCGACGACGCGGGCGGATCGGATTCCGTCGAGGCGGTGGCGATGTGCGTGGCGACCGCCGACGCGAGCGCTCGACCCTCCGCGCGCATCGTGCTGCTGCGCGGACTCGACGAGCGCGGCTTGCGATTCTACACGTCGTACGAAAGCCGCAAAGGCCGGGAGCTACTCGAGAACCCGTACGCCGCTGCCGTGCTCTACTGGCCCGCGCTGCAGCGCCAGGTTCGCGTCGAGGGCCGCGTGTCGCAGCTCTCCGAGGCGGAATCCGATGCGTATTTCAACTCGCGGCCGCGCGGCCATCGGCTGGCCGCCTGGTCCTCGGAGCAGAGCGCGCCGCTCGAATCGCACGAGGTCCTCGAGGAGCGCTTCGCGCACTTCGAGCAGCGATTCGAAGGAGAACAGGTGCCGCGCCCGCACTCGTGGGGCGGCTATCTCTTGGTCCCGGCGCGCTTCGAGTTCTGGACCGGGCGCCCCAATCGCATGCACGAGCGCACGCTCTACACGCGGCAGAACAGCCACTGGCGGGAATCGCTCCTGCAGCCGTAA
- a CDS encoding VWA domain-containing protein — protein MSLDHPARLLIGVLAIAAFAVLYGRLQRRATARDLAYSNVAFFVQAAKPRAWIPRTLQALWLIALAVVALAAARPHVTIPVPVRDGDVFICIDTSGSMASTDVVPTRAQAAKAAARAFIAESPPGIRIGIIAFSGAAAVVAPRSADHQQVDSALEQVPLPNGATAIGDALKLAAQQLPPSGHRVIILITDGVNNTGTDPNEMAQWLGAHHIPVYTVGIGTPNGGLIPGTNEEATIDEEALRGYAQVSGGAYARVENATELRDALARLGRITSLQTKPVDASLGFALAGAAGMLFAFVLGFGLGRYP, from the coding sequence GTGAGCCTGGACCACCCGGCGCGGCTCCTGATCGGCGTGCTGGCGATCGCCGCGTTCGCCGTGCTCTATGGTCGTCTGCAACGGCGCGCGACCGCCCGCGATCTCGCGTATTCGAACGTCGCGTTCTTCGTGCAAGCCGCGAAGCCGCGCGCCTGGATACCGCGCACGCTCCAGGCGCTGTGGCTGATCGCTCTGGCCGTGGTGGCGCTGGCCGCCGCGCGGCCGCACGTTACGATTCCCGTTCCGGTGCGCGACGGCGACGTCTTCATCTGCATAGATACGTCCGGGTCGATGGCGTCCACCGACGTCGTGCCGACGCGGGCTCAGGCGGCCAAGGCCGCGGCGCGGGCGTTCATCGCCGAAAGTCCGCCCGGCATCCGGATCGGGATCATCGCGTTTTCCGGCGCCGCGGCAGTCGTCGCGCCGCGCAGCGCAGATCACCAGCAGGTGGACTCGGCGCTCGAGCAGGTTCCGCTTCCTAACGGCGCGACGGCGATCGGCGACGCGCTGAAGCTCGCCGCACAGCAGCTCCCGCCCAGCGGTCATCGCGTGATCATCCTGATCACCGACGGCGTCAACAACACCGGCACCGATCCGAACGAGATGGCGCAGTGGCTCGGCGCGCATCACATCCCCGTGTACACCGTCGGAATCGGGACGCCCAATGGAGGCCTCATCCCAGGCACCAACGAGGAGGCGACCATCGACGAGGAGGCGCTGCGCGGCTACGCGCAGGTCAGCGGCGGCGCGTACGCGCGCGTCGAAAACGCGACGGAGTTGCGCGATGCGCTTGCGCGGCTCGGACGCATCACGTCACTACAGACCAAACCGGTGGACGCGTCGCTCGGGTTCGCGCTGGCCGGCGCGGCGGGGATGCTCTTCGCCTTCGTGCTCGGGTTCGGGCTGGGCCGCTATCCGTGA
- a CDS encoding DUF58 domain-containing protein: protein MTIREALLRARRRPRHLGAGSPTIYRGDGYEFVELRAYVPGDDVRRIDWAATARSGDLQTRVVLEDVALTLAAIVDASPSMRVGRRRPLLEAAREAAQAWFGAACGEDRCIRIDASGVTPPALQRGPHRAHSEFGEAHAFDVTRMLRTARGALPRGTALLAISDWYDLDDALDRDLCELGARFDCTALVVRDPWYAELPLAGMVRLRGAEGGVVRAYVGARERAAYRDAVRAREATLLMRFARANWRTGVLHEENGAQSLAAAFGARASPENWRRA from the coding sequence GTGACGATTCGCGAGGCGCTGCTGCGCGCGCGACGCCGGCCGCGCCACCTCGGGGCCGGGTCGCCGACGATCTATCGCGGCGACGGCTACGAGTTCGTCGAGCTGCGGGCGTACGTCCCCGGCGACGACGTGCGCCGCATCGACTGGGCCGCGACGGCGCGATCAGGCGACCTTCAGACGCGCGTCGTACTCGAAGACGTCGCGCTGACGCTCGCCGCCATCGTCGACGCGTCGCCGTCGATGCGAGTCGGGCGGCGTCGACCGCTGCTGGAAGCGGCGCGCGAGGCGGCGCAGGCGTGGTTCGGCGCGGCGTGCGGCGAGGATCGCTGCATCCGCATCGACGCGTCCGGCGTGACCCCGCCGGCGCTGCAGCGCGGCCCACATCGCGCGCACTCGGAGTTCGGCGAGGCGCACGCGTTCGACGTCACGCGGATGCTGCGCACCGCGCGGGGCGCGCTGCCGCGCGGCACGGCGCTGCTCGCGATCAGCGACTGGTACGACCTCGACGACGCGCTCGACCGAGACCTCTGCGAGCTCGGCGCGCGCTTCGATTGCACGGCGCTGGTCGTGCGCGATCCCTGGTACGCCGAGCTGCCCCTCGCGGGGATGGTGCGGCTGCGCGGCGCCGAGGGCGGCGTCGTGCGCGCGTACGTGGGCGCACGCGAGCGCGCCGCTTACCGCGACGCGGTGCGAGCGCGCGAGGCAACGTTGCTGATGCGCTTCGCCCGCGCGAATTGGCGAACCGGCGTGCTCCACGAGGAGAACGGCGCGCAATCGCTTGCCGCCGCCTTCGGAGCGCGCGCCTCTCCTGAGAACTGGCGAAGGGCGTGA
- a CDS encoding AAA family ATPase, which yields MLRAGTRDGFARVSAPRLADLRAALAHTIVGQDGVLEALLLALLGNGHVLLEGPPGLAKTLACRSLAAALEGEFKRIQFTPDLLPSDIVGTRIFDQRESAFATVLGPIFANVVLADEINRAPAKVQSALLEAMQERQVTIGPQSYALPDPFIVMATMNPLDSEGTYALPIAQMDRFLMKVNVGYPSRDEELRILDRFAVADTQPIRAVATLDDVRSWREQAHSVHIDEKLKRYIVDLVTVTRRADGVTVPAQSGQTLRASDLIDYGASPRATLALAFLARGRALLEGRDFALPDDVRAVAPHALRHRIGFNYRLVTEGASADRAIDAMIASIPAP from the coding sequence ATGCTTCGCGCTGGAACGCGCGATGGGTTCGCTCGCGTGAGCGCGCCGCGTCTGGCGGACCTGCGCGCCGCGCTCGCGCATACGATCGTCGGGCAAGACGGCGTCCTCGAGGCGCTGCTCCTCGCGCTGCTCGGCAACGGTCACGTGCTCCTCGAAGGGCCCCCCGGTCTCGCCAAGACGCTCGCGTGCCGGTCGCTCGCGGCGGCTCTCGAGGGCGAGTTCAAGCGCATCCAGTTCACGCCCGATCTGCTCCCCAGCGACATCGTGGGCACCCGCATCTTCGATCAGCGCGAAAGCGCGTTTGCCACGGTGCTCGGTCCGATTTTCGCGAACGTCGTGCTCGCCGACGAGATCAACCGCGCGCCCGCCAAGGTGCAGTCCGCACTCCTCGAGGCCATGCAGGAGCGACAGGTGACGATCGGGCCGCAGTCCTACGCGTTGCCCGATCCCTTCATCGTGATGGCGACGATGAACCCGCTCGACTCGGAGGGTACGTACGCGCTCCCGATCGCGCAGATGGATCGCTTCCTCATGAAGGTCAACGTGGGCTATCCCTCGCGCGACGAAGAACTGCGCATCCTCGATCGCTTCGCCGTCGCCGACACGCAGCCGATCCGGGCCGTCGCGACGCTCGATGACGTTCGCTCCTGGCGCGAGCAGGCGCACTCGGTGCACATCGACGAGAAGCTGAAGCGGTACATCGTCGATCTCGTCACGGTCACGCGGCGCGCCGACGGCGTTACCGTGCCGGCCCAGTCGGGACAGACGCTGCGCGCCTCGGACCTGATCGATTACGGCGCGAGCCCGCGCGCGACGCTCGCGCTGGCCTTCCTGGCCCGGGGACGGGCGCTGCTCGAAGGGCGCGACTTCGCGCTGCCCGACGACGTCCGCGCCGTCGCGCCGCACGCGCTGCGTCATCGCATCGGCTTCAACTACCGGCTCGTCACCGAGGGCGCGAGCGCCGATCGCGCGATCGACGCTATGATCGCCTCGATTCCCGCGCCGTGA
- the carA gene encoding glutamine-hydrolyzing carbamoyl-phosphate synthase small subunit translates to MINPAPAAALFLADGCRFDGHGLGYEGTALGEAVFYTGMTGYEEALTDPSYAGQILTFTYPMIGNYGISGSAAQYGRACAAGTVIKQIAHHPSHHLAKQDLPSWLDEQRVPTLVGADTRSITITLREHGTIWAALAVGEAALADAESRLARFVRDASTKALVPSVSTREPFARGARNGRRVVLIDCGVKRAILEQLEALGAHISVVPYNATEEEVLAEDPDAVFISPGPGDPTDLAETIELLRRLAGRKPLFGVCLGHQLLALACGGRTYKLPYGHRGGNQPVMDLDAGEVLVTAHNHGYAVDAASLPGELQPTMTNLNDGTNEGFRHRVLPIAGVQFHPEASPGPFDARRLFAQWLENL, encoded by the coding sequence GTGATCAACCCGGCGCCCGCGGCCGCGCTCTTTCTCGCCGACGGCTGCCGCTTCGACGGCCACGGACTCGGCTACGAGGGAACGGCGCTCGGCGAGGCAGTGTTCTACACCGGCATGACCGGCTACGAAGAGGCGCTGACCGATCCGTCGTACGCCGGGCAGATTCTTACGTTCACGTATCCGATGATCGGCAACTACGGCATCTCTGGAAGCGCCGCCCAGTATGGACGCGCCTGCGCTGCGGGAACCGTGATCAAGCAGATCGCGCATCATCCCTCGCACCATCTTGCCAAACAAGACCTGCCTTCGTGGCTCGACGAGCAGCGCGTTCCCACGCTGGTCGGAGCGGACACGCGCTCGATCACGATCACGCTGCGCGAGCACGGCACGATCTGGGCGGCACTCGCGGTCGGCGAAGCCGCTCTCGCCGACGCCGAGTCGCGGCTCGCCCGTTTTGTGCGCGACGCGAGCACGAAAGCGCTCGTTCCCAGCGTCTCCACGCGCGAGCCGTTCGCCCGCGGCGCCCGCAACGGCCGCCGCGTCGTGCTGATCGATTGCGGCGTAAAGCGGGCGATCCTCGAGCAGCTCGAGGCGTTGGGCGCGCACATCTCCGTCGTGCCGTACAACGCGACGGAAGAAGAGGTCCTCGCGGAGGACCCGGATGCCGTGTTCATCTCGCCCGGCCCGGGCGATCCCACGGATCTCGCGGAGACGATCGAACTGCTGCGCCGCCTCGCGGGACGCAAGCCGCTCTTCGGCGTCTGCTTGGGTCACCAGCTTCTCGCGCTCGCCTGCGGCGGTCGCACGTACAAGTTGCCGTACGGCCATCGCGGCGGGAATCAGCCGGTGATGGACCTAGACGCCGGTGAAGTGCTCGTTACCGCGCACAACCACGGATATGCAGTCGATGCCGCGTCGTTACCCGGCGAGCTCCAACCGACGATGACGAACCTCAACGACGGCACGAACGAAGGCTTCCGGCATCGCGTGCTCCCGATCGCGGGCGTGCAATTCCACCCCGAAGCCTCGCCCGGGCCGTTCGATGCTCGCCGCCTCTTCGCGCAATGGCTAGAGAATCTCTGA
- a CDS encoding dihydroorotase: MTALLIKNGRVVDPANALDALRDLRARDGTVVEIGEHLDARTGEATIDAAGAVVTPGLVDMHVHLREPGFSHKERIETGTEAALRGGFTTVACMPNTDPALDDPAILRWLLREVERRGRCRVVPIAAITRGRRGTQPCDFAPLAQAGAVAFSDDGDTVKDEGVLREAARLANAFAAPFISHCEPEDATVDRDLSIAGETGKSWHIAHVTTRRALDSIRAARARGVRVTCEVTPHHLNCTSASARELGPAARVNPPLRDDADVAALRAGVRDGAIDAFASDHAPHTDAEKHAAEGAAPGFSGLEIAVGAYAAALPGLPMTRFVELLATNPARILGLRAGTLTLGAPADITIFADRSWVVDPSRFASLGKCTPFAGATLPRKVLATIVGGELRYRAEDLAA, translated from the coding sequence ATGACGGCGCTGCTGATCAAGAACGGGCGAGTCGTCGATCCGGCGAACGCGCTGGACGCCCTGCGCGATTTGCGCGCGCGCGACGGCACGGTCGTCGAGATCGGCGAGCACCTCGACGCGCGAACCGGCGAGGCGACGATCGACGCTGCCGGAGCGGTCGTGACGCCCGGCCTCGTGGACATGCACGTGCACCTGCGCGAGCCGGGCTTCTCGCACAAGGAACGGATCGAAACCGGTACGGAGGCCGCGCTACGCGGGGGCTTCACTACCGTGGCATGCATGCCGAACACCGATCCCGCTCTCGACGATCCCGCGATCCTGCGATGGCTCCTGCGGGAGGTCGAACGGCGCGGCCGCTGCCGCGTCGTTCCGATCGCGGCCATCACGCGCGGGCGCCGCGGAACGCAGCCGTGCGATTTCGCGCCGCTCGCGCAAGCCGGCGCGGTCGCGTTCTCCGACGACGGAGACACCGTGAAGGACGAGGGCGTCCTACGCGAGGCGGCGCGCCTCGCGAACGCGTTCGCCGCGCCGTTTATCTCGCACTGCGAACCGGAGGATGCGACCGTCGATCGCGACCTCTCCATAGCCGGGGAGACCGGTAAGTCCTGGCACATCGCGCACGTCACGACGCGCAGGGCCTTGGACTCGATCCGCGCGGCGCGCGCACGCGGCGTCCGAGTGACCTGCGAGGTAACGCCGCATCACCTGAACTGTACGAGCGCGTCCGCGCGCGAACTCGGACCGGCGGCGCGTGTGAACCCGCCGCTGCGTGACGACGCCGACGTTGCTGCGCTGCGCGCCGGAGTCCGCGACGGCGCGATCGACGCGTTCGCCAGCGATCACGCGCCGCACACCGATGCCGAGAAGCACGCAGCCGAAGGCGCCGCGCCGGGATTCAGCGGGCTCGAGATCGCCGTCGGGGCCTACGCCGCGGCGCTGCCGGGCCTGCCGATGACGCGTTTCGTCGAGCTGCTCGCGACCAACCCCGCGCGCATCCTCGGCCTGCGCGCCGGTACCCTCACGCTGGGCGCGCCGGCCGACATCACGATCTTCGCCGATCGTTCGTGGGTAGTCGATCCGAGCCGTTTCGCGTCGCTGGGCAAGTGCACGCCGTTCGCCGGCGCAACGCTGCCGCGGAAGGTGCTCGCGACGATCGTAGGCGGAGAGCTCCGTTACCGCGCGGAGGACCTCGCGGCGTGA
- a CDS encoding aspartate carbamoyltransferase catalytic subunit: MRIRRSLIDLDDLSAEELDQIFERTAHFERTPPGRLLEGTGCVNMFFEESTRTFTSFNVAELRLGADVVNLAPHKLSLATKGETLEDTALTLGALGISVIVVRHPEPGFPQRVALAFDGHVVNAGDGVHAHPTQALLDIYTLKEEFGDLADRTIAIVGDVLHSRVAHSTIRGLQRLGSSVVLVGPEAFLPGGYAGNGVRIERDFDAVLPHVDAVVLLRIQRERFVEMPLSDADYVRAYRLDQRRLGLVRKETIVMHPGPYNRGMELDDSVLEFAGWRYARQVHHGVGIRMAVLDFLVNARSK; this comes from the coding sequence ATGCGCATACGGCGTAGCCTGATCGACCTGGACGACCTCAGCGCCGAAGAGCTGGACCAGATCTTCGAAAGGACGGCGCATTTCGAGCGCACGCCGCCCGGGCGCCTCCTCGAGGGCACCGGCTGCGTGAACATGTTCTTCGAAGAGAGCACCCGCACGTTCACGTCGTTCAACGTCGCTGAGCTGCGCCTCGGCGCCGACGTCGTGAACCTCGCGCCGCACAAGCTCAGCCTCGCCACCAAAGGTGAGACGCTCGAGGATACTGCGCTCACGCTCGGCGCACTCGGCATCTCCGTCATCGTCGTCCGTCATCCCGAGCCGGGGTTTCCGCAGCGCGTCGCGCTCGCGTTCGACGGCCACGTCGTCAACGCCGGAGACGGCGTGCACGCGCATCCGACTCAGGCGCTGCTCGACATCTACACGCTCAAAGAGGAGTTCGGCGACCTCGCCGACCGCACCATCGCCATCGTCGGGGACGTCCTCCACAGCCGCGTGGCTCATTCCACGATTCGGGGGCTGCAACGGCTTGGTTCGTCGGTCGTCCTGGTCGGCCCCGAGGCGTTCCTGCCCGGCGGATACGCCGGCAACGGCGTCCGAATCGAGCGCGACTTCGATGCCGTGTTGCCGCACGTCGACGCCGTCGTTCTCCTGCGCATTCAGCGCGAGCGCTTCGTCGAGATGCCGCTCTCCGATGCCGATTACGTACGAGCCTACCGCCTGGACCAGCGCCGTCTCGGGCTCGTCCGCAAGGAAACGATCGTCATGCATCCGGGCCCGTACAACCGCGGCATGGAGCTCGACGACTCCGTCTTGGAGTTTGCCGGGTGGCGCTACGCGCGCCAGGTCCATCACGGCGTCGGCATTCGAATGGCGGTGCTCGACTTTCTCGTCAACGCGCGATCGAAATGA
- the pyrR gene encoding bifunctional pyr operon transcriptional regulator/uracil phosphoribosyltransferase PyrR produces MTANAPRRVLLRHDEIARIIARLAQQMLEPEDAQRGLVLFGIRRGGEALAARIAAEIERITGGAPALGFLNINLYRDDRVTHELPDSLIPVDVSGRVVVILDDVLYTGRTIRSALDAVTDLGRPAAVRLCVLVDRGLRELPIQADYVGRISPTAPDERVEVVLAPQAASSDEVTILGHADAHTA; encoded by the coding sequence GTGACGGCGAACGCACCGCGCCGTGTGCTCCTGCGGCACGACGAGATCGCGCGCATCATCGCGCGCCTCGCGCAGCAGATGCTCGAGCCGGAGGATGCCCAGCGCGGGCTCGTCCTGTTCGGCATCCGGCGCGGCGGCGAGGCGCTCGCGGCGCGGATCGCCGCCGAGATCGAGCGGATCACCGGCGGAGCACCGGCGCTGGGTTTTCTCAACATCAATCTCTATCGCGACGATCGCGTGACGCACGAACTTCCCGATTCGCTGATTCCGGTGGACGTGTCCGGGCGAGTCGTCGTCATCCTGGACGACGTGCTGTACACCGGGCGCACCATTCGGTCCGCGCTCGACGCTGTCACCGATTTGGGCCGGCCGGCCGCGGTTCGCCTCTGCGTGCTCGTGGATCGCGGTCTGCGCGAGCTCCCGATCCAGGCCGACTACGTGGGTCGCATCAGCCCGACCGCGCCCGACGAGCGGGTGGAGGTCGTCTTGGCGCCGCAAGCCGCGAGCTCCGACGAGGTGACGATCCTGGGACACGCCGATGCGCATACGGCGTAG